In Coregonus clupeaformis isolate EN_2021a chromosome 7, ASM2061545v1, whole genome shotgun sequence, one genomic interval encodes:
- the LOC121570188 gene encoding mitochondrial import inner membrane translocase subunit Tim21-like, producing the protein MCLEYKSTELKTTSTINISLVLLPPLLVIGVFREPNKCFGETSRRGRRQQVSHVEYMKDGLKHMRLKFYIEGEEPGHQGTVHTESKENPETGKFEFRYIFVEVDTYPRRTIVMEDNR; encoded by the exons ATGTGTCTTGAATATAAGAGCACTGAGTTAAAGACAACATCAACCATCAACATCTCATTAGTCTTGTTGCCTCCTCTTCTG GTGATTGGAGTGTTTAGGGAGCCAAACAAGTGCTTTGGTGAGACGTCTCGTCGTGGTAGAAGACAACAAGTCAG TCATGTAGAGTACATGAAGGATGGACTAAAGCACATGAGACTGAAGTTCTACATTGAAGGAGAAGAACCAGGCCATCAGGGAACGGTGCACACAGAATCCAAAGAG AACCCTGAAACTGGAAAATTTGAGTTTCGCTACATCTTCGTGGAAGTAGACACCTACCCAAGGAGAACCATCGTCATGGAGGACAACAGATAA